A single Nicotiana tabacum cultivar K326 chromosome 5, ASM71507v2, whole genome shotgun sequence DNA region contains:
- the LOC107812006 gene encoding polygalacturonase-like, with protein MAKLLISWCFVFFFCFGFIFLKSNAASVTYNVLSFGAKSDGKSDATQPFLKAWVAACSSVKSATIYVPRGQYLIKAATFRGPCKSKITVKIDGTLVAPADYRAVGNSGYWILFIKVSRISVVGGTLDGNGAGFWACRKTGKNCPVGARSITFNWANDVVIKGLTSVNSQLMHLVINSCKNVMVKNVRIIAPDLSPNTDGIHVQSSTGVTITGTSIKTGDDCISVGPGTRNLWMEKIQCGPGHGVSIGSLARDYKEDGVQNVTLINSVFSGSDNGLRIKSWARPSTGFVTNINYQNIIMRNVDNPIIIDQNYCPNNQGCPGQTSGVKINQVTYKNILGTSATKVAMTFDCSPSNPCSGIKLQDIKLTYLNGKAQSICKNIRGNTGGIILPDNCLY; from the exons ATGGCTAAGCTTTTAATTTCTTGGTgttttgtcttcttcttttgttttggattcattttcttgaaatcaaatgCAGCATCAGTAACGTACAATGTGTTAAGCTTTGGAGCAAAATCAGACGGCAAAAGTGATGCAACTCAGCCATTTCTGAAAGCATGGGTAGCTGCATGCAGCTCAGTGAAGTCAGCCACCATTTACGTTCCTCGTGGACAATACTTAATTAAGGCAGCAACTTTTAGAGGGCCATGCAAAAGTAAAATCACTGTAAAAATCGATGGAACTCTTGTGGCTCCGGCGGATTATCGCGCCGTTGGCAACTCCGGCTACTGGATTTTGTTTATTAAGGTTAGCCGGATTTCGGTCGTCGGAGGAACTCTTGATGGAAATGGAGCTGGATTTTGGGCTTGCCGGAAGACAGGGAAGAATTGCCCTGTTGGTGCTAGG TCTATAACGTTCAACTGGGCAAATGATGTTGTGATTAAAGGCTTAACATCAGTCAATAGCCAGCTAATGCACTTGGTGATCAATAGCTGCAAGAATGTGATGGTTAAAAATGTAAGAATAATAGCACCAGACTTAAGTCCCAATACTGATGGCATTCATGTCCAATCTTCAACTGGTGTTACTATCACTGGTACAAGTATCAAAACTGGAGATGATTGTATATCTGTTGGCCCTGGCACAAGAAACCTTTGGATGGAAAAGATTCAATGTGGCCCTGGCCATGGTGTTAG CATTGGAAGTCTAGCAAGAGATTACAAAGAAGATGGTGTGCAGAACGTGACATTAATTAATTCAGTATTTTCTGGATCTGATAATGGATTAAGAATAAAGTCTTGGGCAAGACCCAGCACTGGTTTTGTCACCAACATTAATTATCAAAACATTATCATGAGGAATGTTGACAATCCAATCATCATTGATCAAAATTACTGTCCCAACAACCAAGGCTGTCCAGGCCAG ACTTCTGGTGTAAAGATCAATCAAGTGACGTACAAAAATATATTAGGAACATCAGCAACGAAAGTAGCCATGACTTTTGACTGCAGTCCAAGCAATCCATGCAGCGGAATAAAGTTACAAGACATAAAGCTTACTTATTTGAACGGAAAAGCTCAATCTATTTGCAAGAATATTAGAGGAAATACTGGAGGAATCATCTTGCCTGATAATTGTTTATATTAA